From one Liolophura sinensis isolate JHLJ2023 chromosome 10, CUHK_Ljap_v2, whole genome shotgun sequence genomic stretch:
- the LOC135477258 gene encoding phospholipase A2 isozymes PA3A/PA3B/PA5-like — protein MGLFDDADRLVDCAYQRQNVSLVAVVFHDAIVKQTSGQMIQMTDVRLVTRACKRFIRKVLRWTPGEPDPGNFKEAKLRQSLHKGIPGTSMCSLRGHQLKTGNDVVDPSTDKCCKQLHSCSVSIPGWTFQYEHFNIHPWPLPHCNCSEAFYSCLRDSKGPLSKEVANLYFNVIKLRCFKERDEDICTHWDEWYTKCKNFTRTISASVMENARF, from the exons ATGGGCCTGTTCGATGACGCTGACCGCTTGGTGGACTGCGCTTATCAGCGTCAAAACGTTTCCCTGGTTGCCGTTGTATTCCACGAC GCCATTGTGAAGCAGACGTCTGGGCAAATGATACAGATGACCGATGTTCGGCTGGTGACGCGGGCGTGTAAGCGCTTCATCAGGAAAGTA TTACGTTGGACACCAGGGGAGCCAGATCCGGGTAACTTCAAAGAAGCCAAGCTGAGGCAAAGTCTGCACAAAGGGATACCGG GTACATCAATGTGCAGTCTCCGTGGACACCAGTTGAAAACAGGAAACGACGTAGTGGATCCATCTACCGACAAATGTTGCAAACAGCTCCATTCGTGCAGTGTCTCCATTCCAG GTTGGACATTCCAGTATGAGCATTTCAACATTCATCCCTGGCCCCTCCCTCACTGCAACTGCTCAGAGGCGTTTTATTCTTGTCTCCGAGACTCAAAGGGGCCGCTTAGCAAAGAGGTGGCTAATCTCTATTTCAATGTCATCAAGCTGAGGTGTTTCAAGGAAAGAGACGAGGACATCTGCACTCACTGGGACGAATGgtacacaaaatgtaaaaactttACAAGGACAATATCCGCTTCCGTGATGGAGAATGCACGGTTCTGA